A genomic segment from Diceros bicornis minor isolate mBicDic1 chromosome 5, mDicBic1.mat.cur, whole genome shotgun sequence encodes:
- the KLHDC2 gene encoding kelch domain-containing protein 2, whose amino-acid sequence MADGNEDARADDLPGPAYEGFEGLELACPAERSGHVAVGDGRHMFVWGGYKSNQVRGLYDFYLPREELWIYNMETGRWKKINTEGDVPPSMSGSCAVCVDRVLYLFGGHHSRGNTNKFYMLDSRSTDRVLQWERIDCQGIPPSSKDKLGVWVYKNKLIFFGGYGYLPEDKVLGTFEFDETSFWNSSHPRGWNDHVHILDTETFIWSQPITTGKAPSPRAAHACATVGNKGFVFGGRYRDARMNDLHYLNLDTWEWNELIPQGICPVGRSWHSLTPVSSDHLFLFGGFTTDKQPLSDAWTYCISKNEWIQFNHPYTEKPRLWHTACASDEGEVIVFGGCANNLLVHHRAAHSNEILIFSVQPKSLVRLSLEAVICFKEMLANSWNCLPKHLLHSVNQRFGSNNTCGS is encoded by the exons ATGGCCGACGGCAACGAGGACGCGCGGGCGGACGACCTGCCGGGCCCGGCCTACGAGGGCTTCGAGGGCCTGGAGCTCGCCTGCCCCGCCGAGCGCAGCGGCCACGTAGCCGTGGGCGACGGGCGCCACATGTTCGTGTGGGGCGGCTACAAG aGTAATCAAGTCAGAGGATTATATGACTTTTATCTGCCTAGAGAAGAACTATGGATCTACAACATGGAGACTGGAAGATG gaaaaaaattaacactgAAGGTGACGTTCCTCCTTCCATGTCAGGAAGCTGTGCTGTGTGTGTGGACAGGGTGCTGTACTTGTTTGGAGGACACCACTCAAGAGGCAATACAAATAAG TTCTACATGCTGGATTCAAGGTCTACAGACAGAGTATTGCAGTGGGAAAGAATTGATTGCCAAGGAATCCCTCCGTCGTCAAAGGACAAACTTGGTGTCTGGGTCTACAAGAACAA GTTAATATTTTTTGGAGGGTATGGATATTTACCTGAAGATAAAGTATTGGGAACTTTTGAATTTGATGAAACATCTTTTTGG aaTTCAAGTCATCCAAGAGGATGGAATGATCATGTACATATTTTAGACACTGAAACATTTATCTGGAGCCAGCCTATAACTACT GGTAAAGCACCTTCGCCTCGTGCGGCCCACGCCTGTGCAACTGTTGGAAACAAAGGCTTTGTGTTTGGAGGCAGATATCGA GATGCTAGAATGAATGATCTTCACTATCTTAATCTGGATACATGGGAATGGAATGAATT AATTCCACAAGGCATATGCCCAGTTGGCCGATCTTGGCACTCACTAACACCAGTTTCTTCAGatcatctctttctctttggaggattTACAACTGATAAACAGCCGCTAA GTGATGCCTGGACTTACTGCATCAGTAAAAATGAATGGATACAGTTTAATCATCCCTATACTGAAAAACCAAG ATTGTGGCATACAGCTTGTGCCAGTGATGAAGGAGAAGTAATTGTTTTTGGTGGGTGTGCCAATAACCTTCTTGTCCATCACAGAGCT GCACACAGTAATGAAATACTTATATTTTCAGTTCAACCAAAATCTCTTGTAAG GCTAAGCTTAGAGGCAGTGATTTGCTTTAAAGAAATGTTAGCCAACTCATGGAATTGCCTTCCAAAACACTTACTTCACAGTGTTAACCAGAGGTTTGGCAGTAACAACACTTGTGGATCTTAA